A DNA window from Anaerocolumna sp. AGMB13020 contains the following coding sequences:
- a CDS encoding ABC transporter permease, giving the protein MYYKIIRNDISKSKGITLITLLFVTAAAMLVSLAAVLLIHLSGAIDTLMSQAKTPHFMQMHSGDIDTSRLSAFAEGNSNVEEFQVLEFLNVDTSMIIIDGKALTGSVQDNGFMVQSKSFDFLLDLEGKVIKVSDGEVYVPISYLKDRTAEIGSNMKIGNENFIIAGFLRDSQMNSLLASSKRFLISENDYHKIKEAGSVEYLIEFRLKDRSRLSTFQNAYTSAGLEANGPTITYPLIKMLNGISDGIMIAVILLVSVLVVAIAFMCIRFTLLAKIEEDYREIGVMKAIGLPVTDIKKIFLVKYAAVAAAGCLLGSVLSFGFRGLLLENIKLYMGESNNTSLALVFGLIGVMLVYVIILLYVNKVLKQFKRISAAQAIRYGTSTDKTSVSKNFFLSKNKLLSTNVFLGIKDVLSRKKLYATMLAVLMLAVFIIIVPQNLFHTISSDRFIGYMGIGSYDMRIDLQQTEDISEKVQKIKNTMESDSTITRYTVLVTKNFKLKSSDGTLENIKIELGDHSIFPIEYSHGRAPQSKDEIALSVLKAEELGKKTGDIITLVSDGKEIKRKVSGIYSDITNGGKTAKAVFTDESEDIMWYIISAGFIDKSFTKSKVAEYGGEFSYAKVTGVDEFISQTFGMTINAVGKASYAATVIAILIILLITLLFMKMLVAKDRYSIAMMKAFGYTNADIRQQYITRSVFLLFIGIVLGTLLANTLGERLAGAGISTFGVSSFEFALNPFSAYLLNPLMMAATVILATLLGVTKAGEIIISEHIKE; this is encoded by the coding sequence ATGTATTACAAAATTATCCGTAACGACATAAGCAAAAGTAAAGGGATTACGCTTATCACACTGCTATTTGTTACAGCTGCTGCCATGCTGGTATCACTGGCAGCTGTACTCCTCATTCATTTATCCGGGGCTATAGACACACTGATGAGCCAAGCCAAAACACCGCATTTCATGCAGATGCATTCCGGTGATATTGATACCAGCCGTCTGTCGGCTTTTGCGGAAGGGAACAGTAATGTAGAGGAATTTCAAGTACTGGAGTTTCTTAATGTAGATACTTCAATGATTATCATAGACGGAAAGGCACTTACTGGCAGTGTCCAGGATAATGGCTTTATGGTGCAAAGTAAAAGCTTTGATTTTCTTCTTGATCTGGAAGGAAAAGTGATAAAGGTATCGGATGGGGAGGTATATGTTCCCATAAGTTACTTAAAAGACCGTACAGCTGAAATAGGAAGTAATATGAAAATTGGTAATGAGAACTTTATCATTGCCGGCTTTCTAAGAGATTCACAAATGAATTCTTTACTGGCCTCCTCCAAGAGATTTCTGATAAGCGAAAATGACTATCATAAAATAAAAGAAGCCGGAAGTGTTGAGTATCTAATTGAATTCAGACTTAAGGACAGATCAAGGCTGAGTACTTTTCAGAATGCATATACCTCAGCAGGACTTGAAGCAAATGGTCCGACGATAACATATCCTCTTATAAAAATGCTCAATGGGATATCGGATGGAATTATGATTGCAGTTATCCTTCTTGTAAGTGTACTTGTGGTAGCAATTGCATTCATGTGCATCCGGTTTACCCTTCTTGCTAAAATTGAAGAAGACTACCGAGAAATAGGTGTAATGAAAGCAATTGGACTTCCGGTGACCGATATTAAGAAGATATTTCTGGTTAAGTACGCGGCCGTTGCAGCAGCAGGATGTCTTCTGGGAAGTGTCTTATCCTTTGGATTCCGGGGGCTTCTTCTGGAAAACATCAAGCTATATATGGGAGAAAGTAACAATACATCTCTTGCTTTGGTCTTTGGTTTAATAGGAGTAATGCTGGTATATGTGATAATTCTCCTATATGTAAATAAAGTCTTAAAGCAATTTAAAAGAATATCTGCAGCACAGGCTATCCGTTATGGAACATCAACAGATAAAACCTCAGTTTCGAAGAATTTTTTCTTAAGTAAGAATAAGCTTCTATCCACCAATGTCTTTCTTGGCATAAAAGATGTTCTTTCGAGGAAGAAGCTTTACGCCACCATGCTGGCCGTATTAATGCTTGCAGTCTTTATAATTATTGTCCCACAGAACCTGTTTCACACCATATCCTCAGATCGTTTTATCGGATATATGGGGATAGGAAGCTATGATATGCGTATTGACCTGCAGCAGACAGAGGATATTTCGGAAAAAGTACAGAAAATTAAAAATACCATGGAAAGTGACAGCACAATAACCAGATACACGGTTTTAGTTACTAAAAACTTTAAATTGAAAAGTTCTGATGGAACACTGGAAAATATCAAAATCGAATTAGGGGACCATTCGATATTTCCGATAGAATATTCCCATGGAAGAGCACCACAATCAAAAGATGAAATTGCTCTTTCAGTGCTTAAAGCCGAAGAACTCGGTAAAAAGACAGGAGATATCATAACACTGGTTTCTGACGGTAAGGAGATAAAACGAAAGGTAAGTGGCATTTACTCGGATATAACCAATGGTGGGAAGACAGCAAAAGCTGTATTTACGGACGAATCAGAGGATATCATGTGGTATATCATCAGTGCCGGTTTTATAGATAAATCCTTTACAAAGAGTAAAGTGGCAGAGTATGGAGGGGAATTTTCCTATGCTAAAGTTACAGGAGTAGATGAATTCATCAGCCAGACCTTTGGAATGACAATAAATGCAGTGGGGAAAGCTTCCTATGCGGCAACCGTCATAGCCATACTTATAATTTTATTGATAACACTGCTGTTTATGAAGATGCTAGTGGCAAAAGACAGATATTCCATCGCTATGATGAAGGCATTTGGCTATACCAATGCAGATATCAGACAGCAATATATTACCCGTTCTGTGTTCCTCCTATTTATAGGAATTGTACTTGGGACTCTGCTGGCAAATACACTTGGTGAAAGGCTTGCAGGAGCAGGCATATCAACTTTTGGCGTATCCTCTTTTGAATTTGCACTTAACCCGTTTTCCGCGTATCTGTTAAACCCCTTAATGATGGCAGCCACAGTTATACTGGCAACACTTCTGGGCGTTACAAAAGCTGGAGAAATCATAATATCCGAGCATATAAAGGAGTAG
- a CDS encoding TetR/AcrR family transcriptional regulator — protein sequence MRVVKEATERRIEILDAADELFGKKGFDGTSTNDILEKVGIARGTLYYHFKSKEDIMDALIERYNTRLIDATKLIAFDKSIPVYERIIRVVRALSLSGGSSNEIMEHIHKPQNALMHQKIQRAIYSNVPPILAEIIGEGIEKGLFNTPYPKECMEMMVIYLNTLFDSDIIELTEEERSTRIQAFAFNAERLLGAKSGSLTEVMSMFKR from the coding sequence ATGAGAGTTGTAAAAGAAGCGACTGAACGAAGAATTGAAATACTTGATGCAGCTGATGAACTCTTTGGTAAGAAGGGGTTTGATGGTACAAGTACCAATGATATTCTGGAAAAAGTAGGAATTGCCAGGGGGACATTATACTATCATTTCAAGTCAAAAGAAGATATTATGGATGCCTTGATAGAGAGATATAATACTAGGCTTATTGACGCTACAAAGCTGATAGCTTTCGATAAGAGTATACCGGTCTATGAGCGGATTATCCGGGTCGTAAGGGCATTGAGCTTAAGCGGTGGCAGTAGTAATGAGATTATGGAACATATTCATAAACCTCAGAATGCATTGATGCATCAGAAAATTCAAAGAGCAATATACAGCAATGTACCTCCGATTCTGGCGGAAATCATAGGAGAAGGGATTGAAAAGGGGCTATTTAACACACCATATCCCAAGGAATGTATGGAGATGATGGTGATATATCTGAATACCCTCTTTGATAGTGATATTATTGAGCTGACAGAGGAAGAACGCAGTACACGAATCCAAGCCTTTGCTTTTAATGCTGAAAGATTACTGGGGGCAAAAAGTGGAAGCCTTACAGAAGTAATGAGTATGTTTAAACGTTAA
- a CDS encoding right-handed parallel beta-helix repeat-containing protein, producing MRKGKKIMCIMLAAFLLLPPNLTSYAAADAEPMSNSQNFASYYVDNNGSDSNNGSKKAPFKSIQKAQEAVRSLIGNGKLPSGGAKVYLREGTYYLYDSLVFGPEDSGTENGKITYTAYPGEEVSLSGSKPIEQSWFRPIQEEEKVRIIDQEAAGKVLVADLRGNDITEYGVLNTRGYHYFNKGQYMAAELIVNGENQTLARYPNEGTIPVDNKYLLPEEMSFKYDIDRPSSWANATDAWICGTLSINYENNYYPIESINTTEKKIKLKEGKIKTYYTNGWYFAENLLEELDETGEYYIDREEGKLYYLPPADFSTKSYKIELSTIGKPIFYFNGAKNISVTNMTIEGGRGYAALGTTKDYQMMTYGEFLIKNNVTNPITFDPTSTHFLRLASPADYPEAQVFPGHIWDGFLDDGPGVVGIEFTNCLIRNFGQGGLIFRGTKIKLENNEIKNIGGTGVFMSGGDYETLTSSENTIISNTIHRIGYQHKAYNPAIALQGVGGRVAYNDVFDGPHCIINFGGNDHIFEYNKIHDAVKECLDMDAIYTRNEISPQQRGSVFKNNYIYNLGIFPVGQYTKQFNVCGIRTDNNGHALQIYNNIFANIGSDRANNVVAVRAQGTRNTIKGNLFLDCSATYWGFDNYKPEMTWNTADAETLRRLELVKKYAANPIYAARYPELLTFDQEFYAAVATNTFEENLTVNIKFPLSLINGAILPSGARGAQQLMLGTNNRALTEDPGFAGYGSGNYELNAGLALLDQMPSFKNHNMNEFGPKGLSGKALTENLKDYINNLDINKVSKELLLKSLGKVTDALSKEQYKQVLLHMTAFLAQAKLQSPWIITNDQFDYILVESVNICKAVFATAENNSENSDSVTKIKQILEFFKSFSDGNDKSGKYKELTEKIKALAGLVQ from the coding sequence ATGAGAAAGGGTAAAAAGATTATGTGTATCATGTTGGCAGCGTTTTTATTGCTGCCGCCAAATTTGACAAGCTATGCGGCTGCTGATGCGGAACCTATGTCGAACTCTCAAAATTTTGCAAGTTATTATGTGGATAATAACGGCAGTGACAGTAACAATGGCAGCAAAAAGGCTCCATTTAAGTCGATTCAGAAAGCCCAGGAGGCGGTTCGCAGTCTGATTGGCAACGGTAAGCTGCCCAGTGGAGGTGCCAAAGTATATCTTAGAGAAGGTACCTATTATCTTTATGATTCTTTGGTTTTTGGCCCGGAGGATTCCGGCACGGAAAATGGAAAGATTACGTACACAGCCTACCCGGGAGAGGAGGTAAGCTTATCCGGCAGCAAACCCATTGAACAAAGCTGGTTCAGGCCAATTCAGGAAGAAGAAAAGGTACGGATAATTGACCAGGAGGCAGCAGGTAAAGTACTGGTTGCAGATTTAAGAGGGAATGATATCACAGAATACGGAGTTTTAAATACCAGAGGTTACCATTATTTTAACAAAGGACAATACATGGCTGCTGAGCTCATTGTTAATGGTGAAAATCAGACGCTGGCACGCTATCCCAATGAGGGGACTATTCCCGTGGATAATAAATACCTTCTGCCGGAGGAAATGTCCTTTAAGTATGATATAGACAGACCCTCCAGCTGGGCAAATGCAACAGATGCCTGGATATGCGGTACTCTATCCATTAATTATGAAAATAACTATTATCCAATTGAGAGCATTAACACCACTGAGAAAAAAATCAAGCTAAAGGAAGGCAAAATAAAGACTTATTACACAAATGGTTGGTATTTTGCAGAAAACCTGCTGGAAGAATTAGATGAGACAGGTGAATATTACATAGACAGAGAAGAAGGTAAGCTTTACTATCTGCCACCGGCGGACTTCAGTACAAAAAGCTATAAGATTGAGTTATCTACCATAGGAAAACCTATTTTTTATTTCAACGGAGCTAAGAATATTTCAGTTACTAATATGACTATTGAAGGCGGCAGAGGTTACGCAGCTCTGGGCACCACCAAAGATTATCAGATGATGACCTATGGTGAGTTCTTAATAAAGAACAATGTCACAAATCCCATAACCTTTGACCCTACATCTACTCATTTCCTTAGACTTGCTTCACCTGCTGACTATCCGGAAGCCCAGGTCTTTCCAGGACATATATGGGATGGTTTTCTGGATGATGGACCGGGCGTTGTGGGAATAGAGTTCACGAATTGCCTGATCCGAAACTTCGGACAAGGCGGACTGATTTTTCGGGGTACTAAAATCAAGCTGGAGAATAATGAGATTAAGAACATAGGTGGAACCGGTGTTTTTATGTCCGGTGGTGACTATGAGACTCTGACCTCAAGTGAGAATACGATTATCAGCAACACCATTCACAGAATCGGCTATCAGCATAAGGCATACAACCCGGCAATTGCTTTGCAGGGGGTGGGAGGAAGAGTAGCTTATAACGATGTATTTGACGGACCTCATTGTATTATAAATTTTGGCGGAAATGATCATATCTTTGAATACAATAAAATCCATGATGCTGTAAAAGAGTGCCTGGATATGGATGCAATCTATACCAGAAATGAAATCAGCCCTCAGCAGAGAGGGTCTGTATTTAAAAACAATTACATCTACAATCTTGGTATCTTCCCGGTGGGGCAATACACCAAGCAATTTAATGTATGTGGAATAAGGACGGATAATAACGGTCATGCTCTGCAAATTTATAATAATATCTTTGCAAACATCGGTTCTGACAGAGCCAATAATGTGGTGGCAGTTAGGGCCCAGGGAACCCGCAATACCATTAAGGGAAATCTGTTTTTAGACTGTTCTGCCACCTATTGGGGGTTTGATAACTACAAACCGGAGATGACCTGGAATACTGCTGATGCAGAAACGCTCAGAAGACTTGAACTTGTTAAAAAGTATGCAGCTAATCCCATTTATGCTGCCAGATATCCGGAGCTTTTGACCTTTGATCAGGAATTCTATGCGGCTGTTGCAACGAATACCTTTGAGGAAAATTTAACGGTAAATATCAAATTTCCTTTAAGTCTTATAAATGGTGCAATTCTTCCAAGCGGAGCCAGGGGAGCGCAGCAGCTTATGCTGGGAACTAACAATAGAGCTTTAACGGAAGATCCGGGGTTTGCGGGCTATGGCAGCGGAAATTATGAGCTTAATGCTGGACTTGCGTTACTGGATCAGATGCCCTCCTTTAAAAATCACAATATGAATGAATTTGGTCCCAAAGGACTCTCAGGGAAAGCTCTTACTGAAAATCTGAAAGATTATATTAATAATCTTGATATTAATAAGGTGTCCAAAGAACTTTTACTTAAGAGTCTTGGAAAGGTAACGGATGCATTAAGCAAAGAACAGTATAAACAGGTACTGTTACATATGACAGCATTTCTTGCCCAGGCGAAGCTGCAATCCCCCTGGATAATTACCAATGACCAGTTTGATTATATTCTGGTTGAAAGTGTGAATATCTGCAAAGCAGTCTTTGCAACGGCTGAAAATAATTCCGAAAACAGCGACAGTGTTACGAAGATAAAACAGATATTGGAATTCTTTAAAAG
- a CDS encoding ABC transporter ATP-binding protein, with product MKKIIIGEEIVKAYKEGDEKHTVLKQVSVEIKEKEFAAIMGPSGSGKSTLLFALSGMDSIDSGKVVFEEKELSTLKEKELSEIRRTKMGFIFQQPTMLKNLNLLDNILLPSLREHKKNVKEYTKKARLLMKRVGIAELEKRDIAQVSGGQLQRAGICRALMNDPEIVFGDEPTGALNSKAAQEIMDILAQINADGTAILLVTHDAKIAAQTERVIFMSDGKVISELKLSKYNGKDIEARISRITEKMRELGI from the coding sequence ATGAAGAAGATTATAATTGGTGAAGAGATTGTAAAAGCGTATAAGGAAGGCGATGAAAAGCATACCGTACTAAAGCAGGTTTCTGTTGAGATAAAGGAGAAGGAGTTTGCTGCAATTATGGGACCGTCCGGTTCTGGAAAATCTACCTTGCTTTTTGCTCTCAGCGGAATGGACAGTATTGACAGCGGCAAGGTGGTTTTTGAGGAGAAAGAATTATCAACCCTTAAGGAGAAGGAGCTTTCTGAAATACGTAGAACAAAGATGGGGTTTATTTTTCAGCAGCCAACGATGCTGAAAAATCTTAATCTGCTTGACAATATCCTGCTACCCTCCCTGCGAGAGCACAAAAAAAACGTGAAGGAATATACTAAAAAAGCAAGGCTACTTATGAAGCGGGTTGGTATAGCAGAACTTGAAAAGCGGGATATTGCACAGGTTTCAGGGGGTCAGCTGCAACGTGCCGGTATATGCAGGGCTCTTATGAATGACCCTGAGATTGTTTTTGGAGACGAGCCTACCGGTGCTCTTAATTCAAAAGCTGCCCAGGAGATAATGGATATATTAGCACAGATCAATGCAGACGGTACTGCCATACTGCTAGTAACACATGATGCAAAAATAGCAGCGCAAACGGAACGCGTCATATTTATGAGTGACGGGAAAGTTATATCGGAGCTGAAATTATCGAAATATAATGGGAAGGATATTGAAGCAAGAATTAGTAGAATCACAGAAAAGATGAGAGAATTAGGTATTTAG
- a CDS encoding DUF6483 family protein encodes MFEQDYIMRMIKEMVRLFLKLLFNINTDSPSAELLENEQKQGILNNLTNMIDKGNINKAENELYSIIENGEKDDLEMVILFYSYLNDKDDDFLSEHDFSREEVKNGLKTVLSKYGFESLSELLF; translated from the coding sequence ATGTTTGAACAAGACTATATTATGAGAATGATTAAAGAAATGGTTAGGTTATTTTTGAAATTGCTTTTTAATATTAATACAGATTCACCATCTGCTGAGCTATTAGAAAATGAACAGAAACAAGGAATATTAAATAATTTAACAAATATGATTGATAAAGGGAATATTAATAAGGCAGAAAATGAACTGTACTCTATTATTGAGAATGGAGAAAAGGATGATTTGGAAATGGTTATATTGTTTTATTCCTATCTAAATGATAAAGATGATGATTTTCTTTCAGAGCATGATTTTAGTAGAGAAGAAGTAAAAAATGGTTTAAAAACTGTATTATCAAAATATGGTTTCGAAAGTTTATCAGAATTATTATTCTAA
- a CDS encoding DNA-3-methyladenine glycosylase I, producing the protein MTLDIKRCDWAVKSKLEQDYHDKEWGIPVHDDRKLFKLLILEGKQAGLSWSTILTKMDTLCEAFDDFDPTILAAYDEAKVEMLLQNNGIIRNRQKVNAVINNAKSYFKLLEEFGSLDSYLWAFVDNKPIINSWTRIEEVPSSSLISDSISKDMKKRGFKFVGTTTIYAFMQSIGMVNDHLVSCAFYNR; encoded by the coding sequence ATGACACTTGATATAAAAAGATGCGATTGGGCTGTTAAAAGCAAACTAGAGCAGGATTATCACGATAAAGAATGGGGCATTCCGGTACATGATGATAGAAAGCTTTTTAAATTGTTAATTCTTGAAGGCAAGCAGGCAGGCTTAAGCTGGTCAACGATACTGACAAAAATGGATACTCTTTGCGAAGCATTTGATGATTTCGATCCAACTATCCTTGCAGCGTATGACGAAGCAAAGGTCGAGATGCTTTTACAAAATAATGGAATCATCAGAAACCGCCAAAAAGTTAATGCTGTTATTAATAATGCAAAATCGTACTTTAAACTGTTAGAGGAATTTGGTTCTTTGGACAGCTATTTATGGGCATTTGTAGATAACAAACCTATTATAAATTCCTGGACTCGTATTGAGGAAGTCCCCTCAAGCAGCCTAATCTCTGATTCAATCAGTAAGGATATGAAAAAGCGAGGTTTTAAGTTTGTTGGTACAACAACCATCTATGCATTTATGCAATCAATCGGGATGGTTAATGATCACCTGGTATCCTGCGCTTTCTATAACCGTTAG